GCATGGCAGCCAAGCCGACCTCACCGGCTTCATGGCAACCCCATGGCTCGGCGCGCTGCGTGACCATGTGCACACCACCGCGTTGCTGGCCATTCCGCCCCAGGTGGCACACCGCACGGTCAGCCGTGTGCAGGCCAAAAGCAACCCCGAGCGCCTGCGCCGCCGCCAAATGCGCCGCCATGGCATCGATGCTGCAGAGGCTCTGACCCGCGTACCCGACGCGGTGGCCGAGCGACTGGACCTGCCCTATCTACACCTGCGCAGCCACAGCACGGCGCAGCCCTTCAGGCTGTTCATCCGGCACGGTGCATTGCAAGAAAATGCCAGCGTGGGCAAGTTTGGCACCTATGGCTTAAGCGCCACCACCACCATCCCCTGGTTTTGACCCTTTTTTCACCCTATTTTTAGCCCCCCTAAAAAGTCTTTTAAAAACAAGAGCTTGCAGATTGGTCCCAAAAATAGGGGTTTTGAGGGAACGGGCAGATTAACGCTTGCAATTCAACGACTTGCCGTGGAGATAGGCTAGTTCACTGCCGCATAGGCAGCTCAGAAAAAGAGTGGACATGAGGGTTTCGTGGCGGGACTGTTCACTGCCGCATAGGCAGCTCAGAAAAAGGAGATCTTGGCCGCGCTGAACGACCAAAAGTTCACTGCCGCATAGGCAGCTCAGAAAGTTCAAAGTCGTCGCGGTGTCCACCACGCTACGTTCACTGCCGCATAGGCAGCTCAGAAAAGCGAAGCCGGTAGGGGTGGGCGGCGGGGTGAGTTCACTGCCGCATAGGCAGCTCAGAAAAAGCCAGACAGTGAAAAGCGGGCGCTGTCGAGGTTCACTGCCGCATAGGCAGCTCAGAAATCAGTTGCAGGAATGATTTCTATAGCTTCAGTGTTCACTGCCGCATAGGCAGCTCAGAAAACTCGTGCAGCCGGGTCTTGAGGGCGTATTCGGTTCACTGCCGCATAGGCAGCTCAGAAAAAAGTGCAGTTCCGTCGTGCACGCGGTGCATGGTTCACTGCCGCATAGGCAGCTCAGAAAATTTCAGCGCCTGGCAATGTGGACCGTGGAATGTTCACTGCCGCATAGGCAGCTCAGAAAAGCGAGGTCTTCGTGCCGGTGATGCGGTCGCGGTTCACTGCCGCATAGGCAGCTCAGAAAACACGCCCACGGGCGCGCCGCCGATCTGCTGGGTTCACTGCCGCATAGGCAGCTCAGAAAATCGCATACCCAACCTGTGTCGTTGCAATGTCGTTCACTGCCGCATAGGCAGCTCAGAAAAGGCGATAGTCGAACCGTCCACGCGCCCCGTCGTTCACTGCCGCATAGGCAGCTCAGAAATCTGAAGCGAACGATGCATGGCCGCGTTGGATGTTCACTGCCGCATAGGCAGCTCAGAAATGCCCGGTGGTGACCTCCAGGCCATTGGTGCCGTTCACGGCCGCATAGGCAGCTCAGAAAGCCAGCCACCTGCTGCGCCTGCTGACGCTGGACGTTCACTGCCGCATAGGCAGCTCAGAAAGTTGTGCCGTGGCGAACGACTCGTCATCCATCGTTCACTGCCGCATAGGCAGCTCAGAAAAGATTAACGCGGTGAACCGGGTGGTGATCGCCGTTCACTGCCGCATAGGCAGCTCAGAAAAAAATGAACGAAAAATTCAAAGAGCAGATTACGTTCACTGCCGCATAGGCAGCTCAGAAATCGTCGCTGAAGCGCGACCGCATGCGCACGAAGTTCACTGCCGCATAGGCAGCTCAGAAAAGCAAGAAGCGGAACTCTGCGCAATGTGATTTGTTCACTGCCGCATAGGCAGCTCAGAAATGCTTGTAGCGGGCTAGCTCGTCCTTGTGGTCGTTCACTGCCGCATAGGCAGCTCAGAAAATGTACTGGGCGGCTTCTTCAAACCCGCGCAGGTTCACTGCCGCATAGGCAGCTCAGAAAAGGCAGGATGCGGTCAGGGAATTTGCTTTCGGGTTCACTGCCGCATAGGCAGCTCAGAAAGCTTGGAAAATGCATTAGAGAATACTGACGGCGTTCACTGCCGCATAGGCAGCTCAGAAAGGTCTGACCGCTCCGACCTGCTCATGCGGGGCGTTCACTGCCGCATAGGCAGCTCAGAAAGTCATGGGCGACTATGCAGCCGAAGTCGCGGCGTTCACTGCCGCATAGGCAGCTCAGAAAAAGCGGCAACTGCACAGCGCCTGGGCATCTGAGTTCACTGCCGCATAGGCAGCTCAGAAACTGGACGACGCGATCTACCAGGCCCACGTGGTGTTCACTGCCGCATAGGCAGCTCAGAAATGCAAGCAAATCCTGCTGTGGATCATGGACGGGTTCACTGCCGCATAGGCAGCTCAGAAAAGTGCCGAGTTGCACGAGGGTCACCACGCCGTGTTCACTGCCGCATAGGCAGCTCAGAAAGGGAACGGCGCGGGGACCACGATCACCCGTGCGTTCACTGCCGCATAGGCAGCTCAGAAAACGCTCAGGAGTACCCGCAGTTCGGTCAGGCGGTTCACTGCCGCATAGGCAGCTCAGAAACAATGATTTCAGCCAGTCGCTGTACTCGTTTGGTTCACTGCCGCATAGGCAGCTCAGAAATTTTTTAAGGCGTGCTGCAAGGCTGGGTGTTTGTTCACTGCCGCATAGGCAGCTCAGAAAGAAGAAAAGTACCACGCCATGATCGGCGAGATGTTCACTGCCGCATAGGCAGCTCAGAAAGCTTGCATCTGCTTCCAGCGCTCAAGGCTGTCGTTCACTGCCGCATAGGCAGCTCAGAAATGCACGAAGACGACAAGCCCAGCCGCCGAGATGTTCACTGCCGCATAGGCAGCTCAGAAACATCGAAAGTACCGCCATGCTCCGCGCACACAGTTCACTGCCGCATAGGCAGCTCAGAAAACAACGCTGGGCCGGACATTTGAAGCACCTGAGTTCACTGCCGCATAGGCAGCTCAGAAAGTGTCGAAAGAAATGAATCTGAAAATCACCACGTTCACTGCCGCATAGGCAGCTCAGAAATGACCGACGTTGCAGCAGGCCGCATTTTCCAGGTTCACTGCCGCATAGGCAGCTCAGAAATACAAAGCGGCGAAAAAGGCGACAAGGCGCAAGTTCACTGCCGCATAGGCAGCTCAGAAAAGGACATTGCCCGCAAAGGCGGGCAAATCCGAGTTCACTGCCGCATAGGCAGCTCAGAAAGTCGCCTGTATGCAGCCAACTTGCGGAGAATAGTTCACTGCCGCATAGGCAGCTCAGAAAGCGTCCTAAAAATACGTTTCAAAACTTGTTCGGTTCACTGCCGCATAGGCAGCTCAGAAAAGAAAGCGGGCGAAGCGTGGCGGCGTGCGCTCGTTCACTGCCGCATAGGCAGCTCAGAAATGGAGCAACAATGAATCCAACACTTTGGGTAGGTTCACTGCCGCATAGGCAGCTCAGAAAAGCAGCGCATCGTCGTGGCCAATGCCACCGCAGTTCACTGCCGCATAGGCAGCTCAGAAAACCAAAGACGCGCAAAACGCAGTCCAGCAAACGTTCACTGCCGCATAGGCAGCTCAGAAATCAATCCACAGGCGTGATGACCTTCTTGCGAAGTTCACTGCCGCATAGGCAGCTCAGAAAAGCACGGAAGCGATGACCAGGAACACCAATCCGTTCACTGCCGCATAGGCAGCTCAGAAATACAGCGCGTTGGCAATACTTCCCTGCGTTCTGTTCACTGCCGCATAGGCAGCTCAGAAATTCTCGCAAAGATAGCAGCCGCGCAGCCAGTAGTTCACTGCCGCATAGGCAGCTCAGAAAGGGCATCCAGCGTTTGGGACTTAGGAGCCATGGTTCACTGCCGCATAGGCAGCTCAGAAATATTGGAGATTGATGATGAGCAAATACGAAAAGTTCACTGCCGCATAGGCAGCTCAGAAATCGATCGGCCGCCCGACGGTCATTCCCCGACGGTTCACTGCCGCATAGGCAGCTCAGAAAAGGACAACGCGCCTTGCCTGAACACCCTGCGCGTTCACTGCCGCATAGGCAGCTCAGAAATAAGCCGAACAAGGTGGTCAATTTAAAGGAGATGTTCACTGCCGCATAGGCAGCTCAGAAAACTGGGAGATTGGGTTGTCAGAGTGGATTGGTGTTCACTGCCGCATAGGCAGCTCAGAAAAGGTAAAGATGTGTTAGCGCAGACTGATAGAGGTTCACTGCCGCATAGGCAGCTCAGAAAAATCCAGAAACTACCCAAAGTTCAAGCTAAGTGTTCACTGCCGCATAGGCAGCTCAGAAAAGAAGAAATCGCAGCAGCGGAAGCAGCAGCAGCGTTCACTGCCGCATAGGCAGCTCAGAAATGCAAGTTGTGGAGTGCCAGCCTGATCGTGAAGTTCACTGCCGCATAGGCAGCTCAGAAAACAGGCCGCACTCCATGCGCCGCACGCGGCCCGTTCACTGCCGCATAGGCAGCTCAGAAAAATGACCGGGTGATCGACAACAAGAAATACGAGTTCACTGCCGCATAGGCAGCTCAGAAAACATCGGGTCCACCATGCGCCCTACCCGGCCCGTTCACTGCCGCATAGGCAGGTCAGAAAATCGAAACCCGCTCGGTGCAAATCCTGGGAAACGTTCACTGCCGCATAGGCAGCTCAGAAAAATTCGCAGACTCACAGGCATTCCGACATTACGTTCACTGCCGCATAGGCAGCTCAGAAAGTAGCCAGCGACTGGTTGAACGTATCTACCTGGTTCACTGCCGCATAGGCAGCTCAGAAAACAATAACGCCGCTGGTGGTTCAACTGGTGGTCGTTCACTGCCGCATAGGCAGCTCAGAAAAAGCTTAAATTGATGGAGATGGCACAGAAGGGGTTCACTGCCGCATAGGCAGCTCAGAAATTGTCCAGCAGGTCCGGAAGTAGGCTCATGAGGTTCACTGCCGCATAGGCAGCTCAGAAAAGTGTTCAAGGGGCGGTCTAAGTTTGGGGATTGTTCACTGCCGCATAGGCAGCTCAGAAATGGAGCCATCGGAATGAGCGCGGCAAACATATGTTCACTGCCGCATAGGCAGCTCAGAAATCGCTGTGGATGGCTACGGCTAAGCAGAAGCCGTTCACTGCCGCATAGGCAGCTCAGAAAACGCCCGGCAAGGTGGCGCAGCCGGTGCACAGGTTCACTGCCGCATAGGCAGCTCAGAAATTGACGTACACCGCCAGGCTGGCCGCACCCGCGTTCACTGCCGCATAGGCAGCTCAGAAAAAGCCGGATAGCGTGATGCCCCCGAACATGGTGTTCACTGCCGCATAGGCAGCTCAGAAAGCATCGAACACGTCAAACGCCACGCCAGGCGGGTTCACTGCCGCATAGGCAGCTCAGAAATCAGCAATGGCGGTGATCTTGCTGGCGGCAATGTTCACTGCCGCATAGGCAGCTCAGAAAGGAAACCAAACTGCAGCAGGTAGCCCTTGCCTGTTCACTGCCGCATAGGCAGCTCAGAAATCAAAAAATCGGACCGGCGCTGCGCACCGGAGTTCACTGCCGCATAGGCAGCTCAGAAAGATCTCAGGTGTTGTTAGGTGGTTGCGGGCTCGTTCACTGCCGCATAGGCAGCTCAGAAAGCTGCCGTCCTGGCGCAGGCCGTCCACGTTCTGTTCACTGCCGCATAGGCAGCTCAGAAATAGCCGGTTCCCAAAAATCAATCCTACGTGGAGTTCACTGCCGCATAGGCAGCTCAGAAATTCGTTGCTGGTGGGCTCGTGACGAATACAGCGTTCACTGCCGCATAGGCAGCTCAGAAAAGCACGGAAGCAATGACCAGGAACACCAGCCCGTTCACTGCCGCATAGGCAGCTCAGAAACATCAAACCAGCAGTTATCGATCGTCACGGCAGTTCACTGCCGCATAGGCAGCTCAGAAATACATGCCGACCCACTTATTTCAATGCCCACCGTTCACTGCCGCATAGGCAGCTCAGAAAGCCAGCGCCAATTCAACGACGGCGCAGGCGGCGTTCACTGCCGCATAGGCAGCTCAGAAAAATTTGAGGTGTCGGCGCTGGGGTCCGTCGTAGTTCACTGCCGCATAGGCAGCTCAGAAATATGGTAGATAGCGATTCTCTACATTCAATCCGTTCACTGCCGCATAGGCAGCTCAGAAAATCGGCGATGAGTGTGTCGGCGACTTCTGGAGGTTCACTGCCGCATAGGCAGCTCAGAAATAGAAGAAAGTGATATTTATGAGTAACGCGACGTTCACTGCCGCATAGGCAGCTCAGAAAAGGCTGTGGCTGCGAACGCGCGTGCAGGTGATGTTCACTGCCGCATAGGCAGCTCAGAAAGCCCTGCGCCCGGTTGTATTTGCTCCAGGCCAGTTCACTGCCGCATAGGCAGCTCAGAAAGATTGAAGCGCTCTACACGGTCAGTAAGTACGGTTCACTGCCGCATAGGCAGCTCAGAAAACCTCAAAACCACCAAGCCTACCCGCCTGCTGGTTCACCGCCGCATAGGCAGCTCAGAAAACCGGGAACCCCCAGCGGCCAGCATTGGCTTTTGTTCACTGCCGCATAGGCAGCTCAGAAATTAAACGGCCCGAGCGGTTCGTTCCAATTGGCGTTCACTGCCGCATAGGCAGCTCAGAAAAAGATCCCGCAGACCGACGCAGGCATGACCCAGTTCACTGCCGCATAGGCAGCTCAGAAATTGATCGCGCTCTGGCTGGCCAGGCTGGTGGCGTTCACTGCCGCATAGGCAGCTCAGAAAGCACCCGCGTCAAAGAAGGCTAAAAATGCAACGTTCACTGCCGCATAGGCAGCTCAGAAAGACAAGGCAGAAGCCGCACGTGCGGCGGCAGGGTTCACTGCCGCATAGGCAGCTCAGAAATCACCGACGCCGGAACGACCGGCCTCTACAACGTTCACTGCCGCATAGGCAGCTCAGAAATTGCCGTGGGCCAGCAGGAAGCGCAGGGTCAGGTTCACTGCCGCATAGGCAGCTCAGAAATGAAGGCGCTACCCGCCACCCTGGGGGCCAACGTTCACTGCCGCATCGGCAGCTCAGAAAAAGACAAACGCCCACCAGGATGCCCCTCAATTGTTCACTGCCGCACAAGCAGCTCAACAAACCTCCCAGTAGATGGGCGGCTGAGGACAAAAACTATCAAAAAAATAGCTTCTTGTGCAGGCTGGATAAGCGTAAGCGGCCTATTCTTAAGGACTATCACGGCAATTAAAAAGTGTTCTTCACATAGACGTACATGGCCCGCACGCTGGCTGTACCATCGGCACCGACTCGCAACACCTGACCGCTGCCAACGCCTCCCTTACGCAGGGCTACGAGTTACACGCCAGGTACGCGGCATCAATACCTCCGAGCACGGCCCCATGAGCTGGAACGATGTCGCCCCCAAAACCACCATGCGGCGGGTGGTGGACATGGCGTGTATGCATCCCTGAGTACTGCGGGCGCACCCGGGCCTAACCGCCAGCCCGATACCATGGGCAGCTTTCCCCCGCCGTACGCCCATGCAGACCACCATCCGCCACGCCGAGCCGGACGACTACACCGCCATCGCCCACATCTACACGCACCCGCAGGCTGCTGCGGGCACCCTGCAAATCCCGCTGCAATCGCGCGAAGTGTGGCGGCAGCGGCTTGCAGGCATGGGGACTTACGACCGGGTGCTGGTGGCCGTGGTGGCGGGCGAGGTGGTGGGCCACTTGGGCCTACACCCGGTGCCCCACCCGCGCCGCGCCCACGTGGCCGGCCTGGGCATGGCGGTACGCGACGACCTGCAGGGCCAGGGCGTGGGCACGGCACTGTTGAAAGCCGCCATCGACCTGGCCGACCACTGGCTGCACCTGTTGCGCCTGGAGCTCACCGTCTACGCCGACAACACCGCCGCCCAGCACCTGTACCAGCGCCGCGGCTTTGTGCTGGAAGGCACGCACCGCGCCTACGCCTTGCGCCAAGGACGCTATGTGGATGCCCTGGCCATGGCCCGGCTGCACCCTGCGCCGCCGCAGGTGCACGGTGGTACCTGAACTCGCGCGATGGATGCCCGCGGAACCAGCAGCATAATTTCTCTGATCGCTATGGTTTAGATAGCTGCTTATGCCCACCGAATGGGCGCAAATAGCCGATTCTGCTCAGGTCCGAAAGCCGCCCCATTAAAAATCAAACCTCCCCAGACCCCGACGGCAACCCCGCCCTTGCAAACCGCACCGCCACCCGCGTGCCCGGCGGGGTGGCGCCGGGGTGGGCGTCTTCCAGGGTGACCTCGGCGCTGTGCTGGCGGGCGATTTCCTGGACGATGGACAGGCCCAGGCCGGAGCCGTCGGCCTCGGTGCCCAGGGCGCGGTAGAAGGGCTGGAACACCAGGATGCGCTCGGCTTCGGGGATGCCGGGGCCGGTGTCTTCCACCTGCAGCAGCACGCTGGCGGTGGCGCGGCCAATCGGGCTGATGGGGCCGATGGGGGTTTCGGTATCGGCCAGCACGCGCGCGGTGATGATGCCGCCCGAGGGGGTGTAGTTGATGGCGTTGTCCACCAGGTTGCGCACCAGTTCCTTGATCAGCGTGGGGTTGCCGTTGAGCTGTACGCCGGGGCTGCCGGGTTCGGCCCCCTCAAAACCCAGGTCGATGCGTTTTTCCAGCGCGTGGGGCACGGAGTCGCGCACCACGTCCATGGTGAGGCGGGCCAGGTCGCAGAGTTGCAGGCTCAGGCTGACGCTGCCGTTTTCGGCCCGGGCCAGGGCCAGCAGCTGGTTGACGGTGTGGGTGGCGCGCACGCTGGAGCGGCCGATTTGCTGCAGCGAGCGTTTGAGCTCGGCCGTGTTGGTGCCCTCGCGCTGGGCCAGGTCGGCTTGCATGCGCAGGCCCGCCAGCGGGGTTTTGAGCTGGTGGGCGGCGTCGGCCAGGAAGCGCTTCTGGGTGGCGATGGAGTCCTTGAGGCGGTTGAGCAGGTCATTCAC
This sequence is a window from Rhodoferax sp. WC2427. Protein-coding genes within it:
- a CDS encoding sensor histidine kinase N-terminal domain-containing protein, whose protein sequence is MKIFQREQRSLFGEILDWMLTPLLLLWPVSLALTWLVAQGIAGKPFDRALEYNVQALSQLLVVSQPHQAQFNLPLPAREFMRADDSDQVYYQVLGGHGEYLSGEHDFPAPPATEKPAEGPVHLRDDEMRGLDVRVAYLWVTLDLPGSPLALVQVAETREKRSVLAAEIIKGVMLPQFVILPLAVLLVWLALARGIQPLKRLEERIRARTSDDLSPLDEKAVPLEVAPLVSSVNDLLNRLKDSIATQKRFLADAAHQLKTPLAGLRMQADLAQREGTNTAELKRSLQQIGRSSVRATHTVNQLLALARAENGSVSLSLQLCDLARLTMDVVRDSVPHALEKRIDLGFEGAEPGSPGVQLNGNPTLIKELVRNLVDNAINYTPSGGIITARVLADTETPIGPISPIGRATASVLLQVEDTGPGIPEAERILVFQPFYRALGTEADGSGLGLSIVQEIARQHSAEVTLEDAHPGATPPGTRVAVRFARAGLPSGSGEV
- a CDS encoding GNAT family N-acetyltransferase translates to MQTTIRHAEPDDYTAIAHIYTHPQAAAGTLQIPLQSREVWRQRLAGMGTYDRVLVAVVAGEVVGHLGLHPVPHPRRAHVAGLGMAVRDDLQGQGVGTALLKAAIDLADHWLHLLRLELTVYADNTAAQHLYQRRGFVLEGTHRAYALRQGRYVDALAMARLHPAPPQVHGGT
- the cas6f gene encoding type I-F CRISPR-associated endoribonuclease Cas6/Csy4, with the translated sequence MDHFVDLTLLPDPEIAPAHLLTALFSKLHLALVAQRSEHIGISFPAVQPDRQWLGDRLRLHGSQADLTGFMATPWLGALRDHVHTTALLAIPPQVAHRTVSRVQAKSNPERLRRRQMRRHGIDAAEALTRVPDAVAERLDLPYLHLRSHSTAQPFRLFIRHGALQENASVGKFGTYGLSATTTIPWF